One window from the genome of Xiphophorus hellerii strain 12219 chromosome 16, Xiphophorus_hellerii-4.1, whole genome shotgun sequence encodes:
- the LOC116735479 gene encoding golgin subfamily A member 5-like, with protein MSSIIKYCSPQGILPHEYRVVQEMASVIQRAKDLQDELNQARLRADKRNSEQSQTDRALRELRSQVDDLTEALSAKDGQLAVLKVRLDEADQLLKSRSFALEETQKEKSRIMQDHTEGSSMHSQALEKIQERLREAELSVRREQDSYLQMQSEYADRLGKLEAERQTLAETLTAAERRAVEEKVRVDDLQQQVKSDKAAAESAKQELQDYKHKASRILQSKEKLISSLKGGSGLDVGDSGGTVALEMEELRHEKELQREEIQKLQGQVGTLRAEIQDLENQALAEAETWREQQVHLQEQQAFQNRAKQDLEAEVERHKLELQYLEDEHHRAKVNLQSRIKDREDEIQKLRNRLTNKTLSSSSQTELENRLHQLTETLIQKQTMLEALGTEKSSLVFQLERLELQLKSAQGGQSGGSSINMSTLEGPGTRQRNTPVLFSDQDSPGVYGKVRKAASTIDRFSIRLGIFLRRYPMARLFVILYMAVLHLWVMIVLLTYTPEMHGSPDGR; from the exons ATGTCTTCAATCATTAAATACTGT AGCCCACAGGGCATACTGCCACACGAGTATCGCGTTGTCCAGGAGATGGCCTCGGTCATCCAGCGAGCCAAAGACTTACAAGATG AATTGAACCAGGCCCGCCTGCGCGCCGACAAGCGGAACTCGGAGCAGTCGCAGACCGACCGCGCGTTGAGGGAACTTCGCTCGCAGGTCGACGACCTCACGGAGGCGCTCTCTGCCAAAGACGGCCAGCTCGCGGTCCTGAAAGTCCGACTCGACGAAGCCGATCAGCTGCTGAAGTCTCGCAGTTTTGCACTGGAGGAAACGCAGAAGGAAAAGTCGAG AATAATGCAAGATCACACGGAAGGCAGCAGCATGCATTCCCAAGCTCTGGAAAAGATACAGGAGAGGCTGCGGGAGGCGGAGCTCTCTGTCAGGAGGGAACAGGACAGCTACCTGCAGATGCAG AGTGAGTACGCCGACCGACTGGGCAAGCTGGAGGCCGAGCGGCAGACCCTGGCAGAGACGTTGACGGCGGCGGAGCGCCGAGCGGTGGAGGAGAAGGTCAGGGTCGACGACCTCCAGCAGCAAGTGAAAAGTGACAAAGCGGCGGCCGAGTCTGCCAAGCAGGAGCTACAAGACTACAAGCACAAGGCTTCACGCATCCTACAG TCCAAAGAAAAGCTAATAAGCAGCTTGAAGGGGGGCTCGGGTCTGGACGTGGGCGACAGCGGCGGGACCGTGGCCTTGGAGATGGAGGAACTCCGTCATGaaaaggagctgcagagggaAGAGATTCAAAAGCTGCAGGGGCAAGTCGGCACGCTGCGGGCGGAAATACAG GATTTGGAGAACCAGGCGCTGGCAGAGGCAGAAACATGGCGGGAGCAGCAGGTCCACCTGCAGGAGCAACAGGCCTTCCAGAACCGGGCCAAGCAGGATTTAGAAGCCGAGGTGGAGCGCCACAAGCTG GAGCTGCAGTACCTTGAGGACGAGCACCACCGGGCCAAAGTCAACCTGCAGAGCCGAATCAAAGACCGAGAAGACGAAATCCAGAAACTCAGGAATCGG ctgaCCAACAAgactctgagcagcagcagccagacgGAGCTGGAGAATCGCCTCCACCAGCTGACGGAGACGCTGATCCAGAAGCAGACCATGCTGGAGGCCCTGGGCACGGAGAAAAGCTCGCTGGTCTTCCAGCTGGAGCGtctggagctgcagctgaagaGCGCGCAGGGAGGCCAAAGCGGGGGCTCGTCCATCAACATGAGCACCCTGGAGGGTCCAG GAACGCGCCAGAGAAACACACCGGTGCTGTTCAGCGATCAGGACAGTCCAGGTGTGTACGGAAAAGTCCGGAAGGCAGCCAGCACTATCGACCGTTTCAG CATAAGACTGGGGATCTTCCTGAGGCGCTACCCTATGGCCAGGCTCTTCGTCATCCTCTACATG gcGGTGCTGCATCTGTGGGTCATGATTGTTCTTCTAACTTACACACCGGAAATGCACGGCAGCCCTGACGGAAGATAG